The following proteins come from a genomic window of Nostoc sp. TCL26-01:
- a CDS encoding NIL domain-containing protein, with the protein MKKRVTLTFPKRAIQMPVTYVLAKEFNVAANIIRAQVAPNQIGKLVVELSGDIDQLDAAIEWMRSRHINVSLTLGEIAIDEDVCVHCGLCTGVCPTEALTLNPETYKLTFTRSRCIVCEQCIPTCPVQAISTNL; encoded by the coding sequence GTGAAAAAACGAGTTACCCTGACCTTTCCTAAACGTGCTATTCAAATGCCGGTGACGTATGTGCTGGCAAAGGAGTTTAATGTGGCTGCTAATATTATCCGCGCTCAGGTTGCTCCGAATCAAATCGGCAAACTGGTAGTGGAACTATCGGGAGATATTGATCAGTTAGATGCAGCTATTGAGTGGATGCGATCGCGTCATATTAATGTCTCTTTGACATTAGGAGAAATTGCCATTGATGAGGATGTGTGCGTTCATTGTGGTTTGTGTACTGGGGTTTGTCCTACAGAAGCCTTGACTCTCAACCCAGAGACATATAAACTTACGTTTACGCGATCGCGCTGCATTGTTTGTGAACAGTGTATTCCTACCTGTCCGGTACAAGCAATTTCCACCAATCTTTAA